The following coding sequences are from one Pigmentibacter sp. JX0631 window:
- a CDS encoding N-acetyltransferase, translating into MNNLPIGLRSDILFFNFRNNVIEKNDYIVLYTLNNLDFFWGNYLILKNPLSIGDFEKWTKYYQNEFSNISSNKQMCFSWPGDLSYIELNKFKENNFIFFDRLTMTARKKDIKCKYYNNEVLCKRMVTNDDWEQVLNFQFKINEFLNKKKSKSYIEKRVFEFKSYTDNNHGYWYAAFLNGEIISDVGLYWNDEFARLQNLKTLKEYRKLGVAQTLIKYAIEDSNQEFFTLEAEENGLAINMYKSIGFTVQEKKYGLYSSSI; encoded by the coding sequence ATGAATAATTTGCCCATTGGATTAAGGTCGGATATTTTATTTTTTAATTTTAGAAATAATGTAATAGAGAAAAATGACTACATAGTATTGTATACTTTAAATAATCTAGATTTTTTTTGGGGTAATTACTTGATTTTGAAAAATCCTTTATCAATTGGAGATTTTGAAAAATGGACAAAATATTATCAAAATGAATTTTCAAATATTTCTAGTAATAAACAAATGTGTTTTAGTTGGCCTGGTGATCTGAGTTATATTGAACTGAATAAATTTAAAGAAAATAATTTCATTTTTTTTGACAGATTAACAATGACTGCGAGAAAAAAAGATATCAAATGTAAATATTATAACAATGAAGTTCTCTGTAAGAGAATGGTAACAAATGATGATTGGGAACAAGTTTTAAATTTTCAATTTAAAATTAATGAATTTTTAAATAAAAAAAAATCTAAATCATATATAGAAAAAAGAGTTTTTGAATTTAAATCTTATACCGATAATAACCACGGATATTGGTATGCAGCATTTTTAAATGGTGAAATTATTTCAGATGTAGGATTATACTGGAATGATGAGTTTGCTCGTTTACAAAATTTAAAAACATTAAAAGAATATAGAAAATTAGGAGTTGCACAAACATTAATAAAATATGCAATTGAAGATTCAAATCAGGAGTTTTTTACTCTTGAAGCAGAAGAAAATGGTTTGGCAATAAATATGTATAAATCAATAGGATTTACAGTTCAGGAAAAGAAATATGGTTTATATAGTTCTAGTATTTAA
- the groL gene encoding chaperonin GroEL (60 kDa chaperone family; promotes refolding of misfolded polypeptides especially under stressful conditions; forms two stacked rings of heptamers to form a barrel-shaped 14mer; ends can be capped by GroES; misfolded proteins enter the barrel where they are refolded when GroES binds) produces the protein MSVKMINFGEDARKKILVGVNTLADAVKVTMGPRGRNVAIDKSFGSPNVTKDGVTVAKEIELEDKFENMGAQMVKEVASKTSDVAGDGTTTATVLAQAIYREGVKLVAAGHNPMDLKRGIDKAVLEVTAELKKISKPISSHNEIAQVGTISANSDTTIGNIIAKAMEEVGKQGVIQIEEAKGMETTLDVVKGMQFDRGYLSNYFVNDAERMEVNYEDSYVLIFDKKLSSLKDLVPILEKVVRSGKPLLIIAEDVEGEALAALVLNRLRANLKIVAVKAPGFGDRRKAMLEDIAILTGGVVISEELGMKLETTTIEQLGIAKRIRCDKDNTTIIDGQGDKTQVEARVKQIQKQMADTTSDYDREKLQERLAKLSGGVAVIRVGAATEAEMKEKKARVEDALHATRAAVEEGIVPGGGVALIRAQKVLEALRSKVINDERFGIDIISRATEEPLRQIVANGGYEPSVVLNKVRENSTVNFGFNAKEERYEDMVAVGIIDPTKVTRSALQNAASVASLLLTTECMIAEKPKDEKAPAMPAGGGYPGMM, from the coding sequence ATGTCAGTAAAAATGATCAATTTCGGTGAAGATGCACGTAAAAAAATTCTTGTTGGTGTAAATACATTAGCTGATGCAGTGAAAGTTACGATGGGGCCTAGAGGTCGTAATGTTGCTATTGATAAGTCTTTCGGCTCACCAAATGTTACTAAAGACGGTGTTACTGTTGCAAAAGAAATCGAACTAGAAGACAAATTTGAAAACATGGGTGCACAAATGGTGAAGGAAGTTGCTTCCAAAACCTCTGATGTTGCCGGTGATGGAACAACTACAGCTACTGTTTTAGCCCAAGCTATTTACCGTGAAGGTGTAAAGCTTGTTGCAGCAGGGCATAATCCAATGGATTTAAAACGTGGTATCGATAAAGCTGTGCTTGAAGTAACAGCAGAATTGAAAAAAATTAGCAAACCAATTTCTAGTCATAATGAAATAGCTCAAGTTGGTACAATTTCTGCCAATTCTGACACTACAATAGGTAATATTATTGCTAAGGCCATGGAAGAAGTTGGCAAACAAGGTGTTATCCAAATTGAAGAAGCTAAAGGCATGGAAACAACACTTGATGTTGTTAAAGGAATGCAATTTGATCGCGGATACCTTTCAAATTATTTTGTAAATGATGCTGAAAGAATGGAAGTAAACTACGAAGATTCCTATGTCCTTATTTTTGATAAAAAACTATCTTCCTTAAAAGATTTAGTTCCAATTCTAGAAAAAGTAGTTCGTTCTGGTAAACCACTATTAATTATTGCTGAAGATGTTGAAGGTGAAGCGCTAGCTGCTTTAGTTCTAAATCGTTTACGTGCAAATCTTAAGATTGTAGCTGTAAAAGCTCCTGGATTTGGAGATCGTCGTAAAGCTATGCTCGAAGATATTGCTATCTTAACTGGCGGTGTTGTTATTTCTGAAGAGCTTGGAATGAAGTTAGAAACAACCACAATTGAACAATTGGGTATTGCTAAACGCATTCGTTGTGACAAAGATAATACTACGATCATCGATGGCCAAGGTGATAAAACTCAAGTTGAAGCTAGAGTTAAACAAATTCAAAAACAAATGGCTGATACAACTTCTGACTATGATCGCGAAAAACTTCAAGAACGTCTTGCTAAATTATCAGGTGGCGTTGCTGTTATCCGTGTAGGAGCTGCAACTGAAGCTGAAATGAAAGAAAAGAAAGCTCGTGTTGAAGATGCATTGCATGCAACTCGCGCTGCTGTTGAAGAAGGAATCGTTCCAGGGGGCGGTGTAGCTCTTATTCGTGCACAAAAAGTATTAGAAGCTTTACGTTCTAAAGTAATTAATGATGAGCGTTTTGGTATTGATATTATTTCTCGTGCAACTGAAGAACCACTTCGTCAAATAGTTGCAAATGGTGGCTACGAACCATCAGTTGTATTAAACAAAGTGCGTGAAAACTCCACTGTGAACTTCGGCTTCAATGCAAAAGAAGAGCGCTATGAAGATATGGTTGCTGTGGGAATTATTGACCCAACTAAGGTAACTCGTTCTGCATTACAAAATGCAGCATCAGTTGCTTCTTTATTGTTAACTACTGAGTGTATGATTGCTGAAAAACCAAAAGATGAAAAAGCCCCAGCTATGCCAGCAGGTGGCGGATACCCAGGTATGATGTAA
- the groES gene encoding co-chaperone GroES, whose product MKIRPLSDRILVKRVAEETKTAGGILIPDNAKEKPVEATVVAVGNGKVLADGQVRQIDIKVGDRVLFSKYSGTEIKVDGEEHLILREDDVLGVIG is encoded by the coding sequence ATGAAGATTCGTCCACTTTCAGATCGTATCTTGGTTAAGCGTGTTGCGGAAGAGACTAAAACTGCTGGCGGCATTCTCATTCCAGACAATGCAAAAGAAAAGCCAGTGGAAGCAACAGTTGTAGCTGTTGGAAATGGAAAAGTTCTTGCTGATGGGCAAGTTCGTCAAATAGACATTAAAGTAGGCGATAGAGTTTTATTTAGTAAGTACAGCGGTACTGAAATCAAAGTTGATGGTGAAGAACACCTTATTTTGCGTGAAGATGATGTTCTTGGCGTCATTGGTTAA
- a CDS encoding dCMP deaminase family protein, with the protein MNDKIIFSKEEKKHYPVLKIDYSNKKNIIRPSWDNYFIGIAEAVSKRSHDGETQVGVVLVDENKRILATGYNGFPPGSDDKNLPNLRPDKYPFIVHAEINAIAASRQDLRNSSLYCTFSPCRDCAKAIITAGIKNVVFRTAYKNEDYEFVMNFLRSCGLTVRQTEE; encoded by the coding sequence ATGAATGATAAAATTATTTTCTCAAAAGAGGAAAAAAAACATTATCCAGTATTGAAAATAGATTATTCTAATAAAAAAAATATCATACGCCCTTCATGGGATAATTACTTTATAGGAATTGCTGAAGCTGTTTCGAAACGCAGCCATGATGGTGAAACGCAAGTAGGAGTAGTTCTCGTTGATGAGAATAAAAGAATATTGGCTACAGGATATAATGGTTTTCCGCCGGGAAGTGATGATAAGAATCTCCCAAATCTTCGCCCTGATAAATATCCTTTTATTGTCCATGCTGAAATAAACGCTATAGCGGCTTCAAGACAGGATTTAAGAAATTCTTCTTTATATTGCACTTTTAGCCCGTGTCGAGATTGTGCAAAGGCAATAATCACGGCAGGTATTAAAAATGTTGTATTTCGTACGGCATATAAAAATGAAGACTATGAATTTGTTATGAATTTTCTCAGATCCTGTGGTTTAACTGTCCGCCAAACAGAAGAATAG
- a CDS encoding methylmalonyl-CoA mutase family protein, with protein MSKEKKNLLRKSDFLTASSANIDEIYFPLSNNTQDEYQEKLGSPGEFPFTRGVHSKMYRSNLWTMRQYAGFATAEESNKRYKYLLAQGQTGLSVAFDLPTQIGYDSDSPEAAGEVGKVGVAIDTLADMEILFADIPLEQISTSMTINASAAVLLALYIAVAEKQGVKSDKLRGTIQNDILKEYISRGTYIYPPTQSMRIITDIFSFCKESVPLWNTISISGYHIREAGSTASEEVGFTLADGIAYVEAAIKSGLDVDEFAPRLSFFFNSFTDLFEEVGKFRAARRIWAKIMRERFQAKNPKSWMLRFHTQTAGSTLTAQQPDNNIVRVTIQALAAVLGGTQSLHTNSKDEALALPTEDSARIALRTQQVIAYESGVAETVDPLAGSYYVEATTDRIEKEAIEIIKKIDEIGGMVKAIEQGFVQASIQKSAYKYQQDIENQSRVIVGVNKFIIEEKPVENLLKIDESVEKNQILRLKKIKNSRDQNAVKEALVKLKSAAQGSDNLMPYILNAVKAYASIGEICNILREVFGEYKENIIL; from the coding sequence ATGTCAAAGGAGAAAAAAAATTTATTACGTAAGTCAGATTTTCTAACGGCCTCTAGTGCTAATATTGATGAAATTTATTTTCCATTAAGTAATAATACACAAGATGAATATCAAGAAAAATTGGGTTCTCCAGGTGAATTTCCTTTTACAAGGGGAGTTCACAGCAAAATGTATAGAAGTAATTTGTGGACCATGCGTCAATATGCTGGTTTTGCAACTGCTGAAGAAAGCAATAAAAGGTATAAATATTTATTAGCACAAGGACAAACTGGACTGAGCGTTGCTTTTGATTTGCCAACACAAATTGGGTATGATTCTGATAGTCCTGAAGCCGCTGGTGAAGTTGGAAAAGTTGGAGTTGCAATAGACACTTTAGCAGATATGGAAATCTTATTTGCTGATATTCCTTTAGAACAAATTTCAACTTCTATGACAATTAATGCTTCAGCAGCTGTTTTATTAGCACTATATATTGCGGTAGCTGAGAAACAAGGTGTCAAAAGCGATAAACTGAGAGGTACCATTCAAAATGATATATTAAAAGAATATATATCTAGAGGAACCTATATATACCCACCAACTCAATCTATGCGAATAATTACAGATATTTTTTCTTTTTGTAAAGAATCTGTACCTTTATGGAATACTATTTCTATTAGCGGTTATCATATACGAGAAGCAGGTAGCACTGCCTCTGAGGAAGTTGGATTTACTTTAGCTGACGGTATCGCTTATGTTGAAGCTGCAATAAAATCTGGATTAGATGTTGATGAATTTGCTCCAAGATTATCTTTCTTTTTTAATAGCTTTACTGATTTATTTGAAGAAGTTGGTAAATTTAGAGCAGCTAGAAGAATTTGGGCAAAAATAATGCGCGAAAGATTTCAAGCAAAAAATCCAAAAAGTTGGATGTTACGATTTCATACCCAAACAGCTGGCTCAACTCTTACGGCTCAACAGCCAGATAACAATATAGTAAGAGTCACAATTCAAGCATTAGCTGCTGTGTTGGGTGGAACACAAAGTTTACATACAAATTCTAAAGATGAAGCTTTGGCTCTACCTACTGAAGACTCTGCAAGAATAGCCTTACGCACTCAACAAGTTATTGCATATGAAAGCGGTGTTGCTGAAACAGTAGATCCCTTAGCTGGGAGTTATTATGTTGAAGCAACAACTGATAGAATAGAAAAAGAAGCAATTGAAATTATCAAAAAAATTGACGAAATTGGTGGCATGGTAAAAGCAATTGAGCAGGGTTTCGTTCAGGCGTCTATTCAAAAGTCTGCTTATAAGTATCAACAAGATATTGAAAATCAAAGTAGAGTTATAGTTGGGGTAAATAAATTTATTATCGAAGAAAAACCAGTCGAAAATCTTTTAAAAATAGATGAAAGTGTTGAAAAAAATCAAATTTTAAGATTGAAAAAGATAAAAAATTCTCGAGATCAAAATGCGGTAAAAGAAGCTTTGGTAAAATTAAAAAGTGCTGCACAAGGTTCGGATAATTTGATGCCTTACATTCTTAATGCTGTAAAAGCCTATGCAAGTATTGGAGAAATCTGCAATATATTACGCGAAGTATTTGGTGAATATAAGGAAAATATAATATTATGA
- the queG gene encoding tRNA epoxyqueuosine(34) reductase QueG: MKLKKNIQDFLIEKNVLASSLFSFENENNNLAKDKEFFDFWLNSGAHAEMHFLQKNIQARKDPQLVLENCKTALIFLFPYSYGHRIRGKIEDENYHKSIVSKNNSIYSKKLISRYVYGKDYHKILKKNLTDIAKNLQLYLDLKFNFRPVIDSIPFFDRAHAREAGLGFIGKNTMLIRPGMGSFFFIATLLTDIPTKVLLDRGESKLNPILNLTCGDCTKCLDSCPTQALLPDFFLDAKRCLSYLTIEHRDIVPNEFLPHFKDTIYGCDICQEVCPYNFVTTGFPIIKEFSQVHAPFLMINVKEVALMDETQYEKWFGGTAATRAKYSGLVRNALYHLYATLDPDLSSVLGMLAKSENELILKTVRQLEGLIISRD; the protein is encoded by the coding sequence ATGAAACTAAAAAAAAATATTCAAGATTTTTTAATCGAGAAAAATGTATTGGCTTCATCTTTATTTTCATTTGAAAATGAGAATAATAATCTTGCAAAAGATAAAGAATTTTTTGATTTTTGGTTAAATTCTGGTGCTCATGCTGAAATGCATTTTCTGCAAAAAAATATTCAAGCTAGAAAAGATCCTCAGTTGGTTCTTGAAAATTGTAAAACAGCATTAATTTTCTTATTTCCTTATTCATATGGACATAGAATTAGAGGAAAAATTGAAGATGAAAATTATCATAAAAGTATAGTTAGTAAAAATAATTCAATATATAGTAAAAAACTTATTTCCCGCTATGTTTATGGAAAAGATTATCATAAAATACTAAAGAAAAATCTTACTGATATTGCAAAAAATTTACAACTTTATTTGGATTTAAAATTTAATTTTAGACCAGTCATTGATTCAATCCCCTTTTTTGATCGAGCTCATGCTAGGGAAGCTGGATTAGGGTTTATTGGAAAGAATACAATGCTGATAAGGCCTGGAATGGGTAGTTTCTTTTTTATTGCGACTTTACTTACCGATATCCCGACAAAAGTATTGTTGGATAGGGGTGAATCAAAATTAAATCCTATTCTGAATTTAACATGTGGGGATTGCACAAAATGTTTAGATTCATGCCCCACACAGGCGCTCTTGCCTGATTTCTTTTTGGATGCAAAGCGATGTTTATCTTACTTGACGATAGAACATAGAGATATTGTGCCCAATGAATTTCTTCCGCATTTCAAAGATACAATTTATGGATGCGATATTTGTCAAGAAGTTTGCCCATATAATTTTGTTACAACAGGCTTCCCCATCATCAAAGAATTTTCTCAAGTACATGCTCCTTTTTTGATGATAAATGTAAAAGAGGTTGCCTTGATGGATGAAACTCAATATGAAAAATGGTTTGGTGGAACTGCAGCTACACGAGCTAAATATTCTGGTTTGGTAAGAAATGCTTTATACCATCTATATGCTACTTTAGATCCTGATTTATCGAGTGTTTTGGGGATGCTAGCAAAATCAGAAAATGAGTTAATCCTTAAAACAGTTAGACAATTAGAAGGATTAATAATAAGTAGAGATTAG
- a CDS encoding cation diffusion facilitator family transporter gives MLNDNILDKGQLNSKLAQRTALIAALCAAGLALGKFSLFLLSGSLVVALSAWDSAMDMLVSLINRKIVAYSRLDADDNHPYGHGRVESIAALGQGCLIIGGAIGIIASSGRQIYDYFFDNVKIHFHANWNQVIFFGFAAAVSLFVTKLLKNNGKKLNSPALLADSEHYKVDLVTNLASGLAIFFVIILGNPILDPIIAFVFSIYIIYGAFGLIKTSINELMDHDILDEVKLKAKEIIKNTDNRIEDIHRFRGRKSGHKYFFDFHVTLPDNLTFNEVHLIIEKIEKSLESSFDSDVIVHADPSSVRIKS, from the coding sequence ATGTTGAATGATAACATTCTAGATAAAGGACAATTAAATTCAAAATTAGCGCAAAGAACAGCTCTAATTGCGGCTCTTTGTGCAGCAGGTTTAGCTCTTGGGAAGTTTTCTTTGTTTCTCTTATCAGGATCTCTAGTCGTAGCATTATCTGCTTGGGATAGTGCAATGGATATGCTTGTAAGTTTAATAAATAGAAAAATTGTTGCCTATTCAAGATTAGATGCTGATGATAATCATCCTTATGGGCATGGAAGAGTAGAAAGTATTGCAGCTCTTGGTCAAGGTTGCTTAATAATAGGTGGTGCAATTGGTATTATAGCTTCAAGTGGTAGACAAATTTATGATTACTTTTTTGACAATGTAAAAATACACTTTCACGCAAATTGGAATCAAGTAATATTTTTTGGTTTTGCAGCAGCAGTAAGTCTTTTTGTTACAAAATTGTTAAAAAATAATGGGAAAAAATTAAATAGCCCTGCTCTATTAGCAGATTCGGAGCATTATAAAGTTGACTTAGTAACAAATTTAGCAAGTGGTTTAGCTATTTTTTTTGTTATCATTTTAGGTAATCCAATTTTAGATCCAATAATAGCTTTTGTTTTTTCAATTTATATTATTTATGGAGCCTTTGGTTTAATAAAAACTAGTATTAATGAATTAATGGATCATGATATACTTGATGAAGTTAAGTTAAAAGCAAAAGAAATTATAAAAAATACAGATAATAGAATAGAAGATATACATAGATTTAGAGGTAGAAAAAGTGGGCACAAATATTTTTTTGATTTTCATGTAACACTTCCTGATAACTTAACATTTAATGAAGTTCATTTAATAATTGAGAAAATTGAGAAATCCTTAGAAAGTTCATTTGATAGTGATGTTATTGTCCACGCGGATCCCAGTAGTGTTAGAATAAAATCATGA
- the trmB gene encoding tRNA (guanosine(46)-N7)-methyltransferase TrmB, producing MRKVGTIIDNLRSGEKAPDRHENPYLSEALQLSEYLLTQSELQNIFPNVFQEMQNPFILEVGCYMGKNVIELAEQNNKMNFLGIDITYKRVVKSARKLKRFNISNGKIAICDARYLINELLPEQFLDGICVFFPDPWPKDRHEKNRLLNQQFIQAVYQKIKPNGFFWFKSDHQVYFTQTNDLLLNSGFVADDLDNNQPRAQPRNIIGGPYETAFQKLFINKGIPFYQRVYLKK from the coding sequence ATGAGAAAAGTTGGCACTATAATTGACAATTTACGGAGTGGCGAAAAGGCTCCAGATAGACACGAAAATCCTTATTTGTCTGAAGCATTGCAACTATCTGAATATTTACTTACCCAATCAGAACTACAAAATATTTTTCCAAATGTTTTTCAAGAAATGCAGAATCCTTTCATTCTTGAAGTTGGTTGTTATATGGGAAAAAATGTTATTGAACTTGCGGAACAAAACAATAAAATGAATTTCCTAGGTATTGATATAACGTATAAGAGAGTAGTTAAGTCTGCTCGAAAACTAAAAAGATTTAATATATCGAATGGCAAGATTGCAATTTGTGATGCAAGATACTTAATAAATGAGCTGTTACCTGAACAATTTTTGGATGGAATTTGTGTCTTTTTCCCTGATCCTTGGCCGAAAGATCGCCACGAAAAAAATAGATTACTTAACCAACAATTTATCCAAGCTGTTTATCAAAAAATTAAACCTAACGGATTTTTTTGGTTTAAATCAGATCATCAAGTATATTTTACTCAGACAAATGATTTGTTGTTAAATTCTGGATTTGTTGCAGATGATTTAGATAACAACCAACCTAGGGCTCAACCAAGAAATATAATTGGAGGGCCTTACGAGACAGCATTTCAAAAATTATTTATAAATAAAGGGATTCCTTTTTATCAACGTGTTTACTTAAAAAAATAA
- a CDS encoding OmpA family protein, producing the protein MFEKKLQYLKIFLTTCSAMFQTLIFAYKFPESFPYSPLSKREYYTHKTYANEECTPKEIDPQQMKLAIVEKLVGSNEYKVGWDFYTGQEIPTYLRPAVGGEVQIMRCLPPGKWVFVGKGNVTGVNGNIVEALISGASDIESQYGKIPNEYITTANIYWKPMVGDTIFPIEKHINRKISISPRVEISFQDLFISSDLNQFSYEISKQGEDILKEKFNQFKKLNGRILIEAFILSSGNREQLRIESLMRAQSISKYLANLYNIESNQIVTIGYGNDWIQSGLQPVKGWPNNNVTSGIIIRMLPANFN; encoded by the coding sequence ATGTTTGAAAAAAAATTGCAATATCTAAAAATCTTCTTAACAACATGTTCAGCCATGTTTCAAACGCTTATTTTTGCTTACAAGTTTCCGGAATCATTCCCTTATTCTCCATTATCAAAACGAGAGTATTATACCCATAAAACTTACGCTAATGAAGAATGTACTCCAAAAGAAATAGATCCACAGCAAATGAAATTGGCAATTGTAGAAAAGTTAGTAGGGAGTAATGAATATAAAGTTGGCTGGGATTTTTATACTGGACAAGAAATACCAACATATCTCAGACCTGCAGTTGGAGGAGAAGTACAAATAATGCGTTGTTTGCCTCCTGGTAAATGGGTCTTTGTGGGGAAAGGGAATGTAACGGGTGTTAATGGCAATATTGTTGAGGCATTAATTTCCGGCGCTTCGGATATTGAATCTCAGTATGGGAAAATCCCTAATGAATATATAACAACTGCGAATATTTATTGGAAACCTATGGTAGGGGATACCATTTTTCCAATTGAAAAACATATAAATAGAAAAATCTCTATCAGTCCAAGAGTAGAAATTTCTTTTCAAGATCTTTTTATTAGCAGTGATTTAAACCAATTTTCTTATGAAATTTCCAAACAAGGAGAGGATATTTTAAAAGAAAAATTTAACCAATTTAAAAAATTGAATGGCAGAATTTTAATAGAAGCCTTTATTTTATCTAGTGGAAATAGAGAACAATTACGAATTGAAAGTTTAATGAGAGCTCAATCTATATCTAAATACTTAGCTAATTTATATAATATAGAAAGCAATCAAATTGTTACTATAGGATATGGAAACGATTGGATTCAAAGCGGATTACAACCTGTAAAAGGTTGGCCAAATAATAATGTAACTAGCGGCATAATTATAAGAATGCTTCCAGCAAATTTTAACTAA